Part of the Corynebacterium caspium DSM 44850 genome, TTTCTTCTGGCAAACTATCGGCGAATGCTAGTTGCTTTTCTATCAAGCCAGAGCTTAACGATACTTGATGGGCTCGGGCTACCGCAGCGACTTCAGAAAGAACCGAAATATAGCTATCGCGCAAAGTAGTGCGCACATATCCTAGCGGACGTCTGGCAGCTGCCCCGAGTGCTCCTAGTGGTGTCACAAATAGGGCTTTAGCCCAAACATCGGGCCAGGGATCAGCAAGCACCTGGGTGCTAATATTTACGGAGTTTAGCGCGGCAGAAAACTCTGCACAGAGAGGGTCGAGTTTATTTGGCCCTGGTTTAAATGTTCCGAAATTCAAGGCGACGCTGGGATCATGCAAGTGCACCTGTCCCGGCCCTAAATTTGTGAGAAATCCTCGGAAAGTGCCCGGAAGAATTAACTCTTCCCCATATTTTTCAGCTGCCAAATACGGTGCTTCCACCGAATTCTGGATAGTAACTACCGCTGCTCCTTTAGGAAGCTCTGGGAAAGCTTCCGCATTAGGTAGTACTTTGGTGGCAAGCAGCACAATATCAATGTCTGTGTAGTTCGCGGCATCGGCAGCAGCAGCAACTTCCACGTGGTAAATATGCGCGGCGATGTCAGGAGTACTAAGGATGATTCCTTTTTCCTGAATTGCTTCTAAAGTTTTCCCACGAGCAAAAAGAATGACCTCATGACCGGCGGCGGTAAGCAGGGCGGCACAATAATTGCCAATGGCTCCGGCACCCATAATTCCTATACGCATAAACTCATCCTAGGGCCTAGCGGGGTGGGCGTTTGTGATAACCCATTCGTGGGCGGAAAACCTCCGGACGTCGGAGCTGGGCCACAGCATCGGCGCAATTCAAACGGAAGCGTGGATCCATCTTAGGAAGCTGCATAACTTCAAACCATCCGACTTCAGTATTTTCATCATCGCCAACCCGCGGCAGATCCCTCTCAGAGGCAAGAACTGCCCGATAGCAGGTGTCAACATAGCTGCTGACATCGCCATTTGGGTAGGTCACCGGCCCAACTGCGCCCACTCCGAGCAAAGCTTCGATGCGCACATCCAAGCCGGTTTCTTCTTTTACTTCGCGCACTGCGGCATCGTGAGGTTGTTCATCGGGATCCACAATTCCAGTTACTGGAGTCCACTCCCCGGTATCAGCGCGTTTAACTAAAAGTACTGCCGGGGTGGTCCAAATAGGTGCACCTTCTGGTACATCACGCACCACTATTACAGTTACCCCTGGCAACCAGAGTTTCTCTGGTCCTACTTTTGCTCTTAATGCCTTGATGAACTCTGGGATAGCCATAATTTCTCCGTATTACGTGGTGGGGGTGGTGTAATCTGTGCGAAAAGGTATAGGGGCAGCATAACGCTCCAACCAGGAAATAAAATCTGCATATTCCACGCTAGCGCCCAAAGGCAATAAAGGCTGCGCGGCGATGGGACGGGCACTTAGCCGATCCAGCAGCTCAGTTATTTCAGCTATTCCCCCGCTGGCATCTTGCATTTCAAGGGCAATAACTAAAGTATTAGCTGCGATAGCCCGCATCCCAATCACAGTTTTATCGGTCTGGAAAAAGAGATCCTCCCCAAAGCCAATTTCGGTGCTCAAACTGCCCTGCCACAGCTTTTCTACCAGGGAACAAAACTGCAATAACCCAAAGAGATTGCCTGTTTCCCATAAGATTTTTCCATCTTGAATCCGGTAAATAACCGCGCTTTTTAACGCAGTATTGCCCAGCAAGCGCCCTTGTGCGGCTTGACGCAAATAAGGCGGCAAATTTGGCTCAGACATTACAGCTTAGAGATCTTCCTGTGCAGCTTCTACGGTAGGTGCGGTGTCGGTGGCGGTGTCGGTGGCGGCGATGGCAGGTTCGGCCGCCTTCGCTGCAGCGGCAGCTTGCTTTTTAAGTTGGGCGGCAAAGGCTTCCGGATCAAATCCGGTGAAATATTCAGCTTGGGCGCGGCGTTCTAGAGACATCAGTTAGCTCGCTTCTATAGATGTTCGGATGAAGTTCTGCACGGTAGCAACGTCATTGGGAAGCCCGGTGACGTGGCGCGGGGCGTCCATAATACTGGCAAAGCGCGCAGGTATTTCGGGGTTTTCGCCGGTGGCTTCCAAAATAGTTTCGGAGAATTTCACTGACAGTGCGGTTTCTAAACAAATAATAGGAGTAGAGATTTTCTCAGCCCACTGGCGAGCGACAAAAATGCCGTCGGCGGTATGTGGATCTACTATTACGCCATATTTTTCCCAGCATTCGCGAATGGTTTCCAAACGGTTAGCGTGGGTAGAACGCCCAGATAGAAAGCCATATTTTTGTGCTATTTCAGGGAAAGAGGGATCCTCAGCCAAGGAGAAACCACCGTTTGAAACTTGCTTTCCAAAGAGTTCGGAGATGCGGCTGGCATCCCGATTTAGGACATCGAAGATAAAGCGTTCAAAATTTGAGGCCCGCGAAATATCCATCGAAGGCGAAGAGGTAGCTTGGGTGTCCATCGCACTGCGAGGGCGATACTCCCCGGTGCGGAAGAATTCATCTAGGACATCATTTTCATTAGTCGCCACAATCAGACGATCAATTGGTAATCCCATTTGGCGGGCCACGTGGCCGGCAAAAATATCGCCAAAATTGCCGGTGGGAACACTATAGGAAACTTTTTCATCATTATTCTGGGTTGCTCTAATCCAGGTAGCAATATAGTAAATAACCTGTGCTACCAGGCGAGCCCAGTTAATGGAGTTTACAGCTCCAATGGAGTATTTGGCTTTGAAATCAGCGTCGGCAGATACTGCCTTAACGATGTCTTGGCAATCGTCGAAAACGCCATCTAAGGCAATATTAAAAATATTGGGATCAGATAAACCAAACATTTGCGCCTGCTGGAACGGCGTCATCCGCCCGGCAGGGGTAAGCATAAATACTCGAATATTTTCTCGCCCGCGCATCGCATATTCAGCTGCTGAACCAGTATCGCCAGAGGTGGCACCTAAAATATTTAATTCTTCTCCGCGCCGCTTAAGCTCAAATTCAAAGAATTCACCTAAAAGCTGCATCGCCATATCTTTAAAGGCGGCCGTCGGGCCTTCAGAAAGGTGGCCAATCTTAAGTTTTTCATCCAGTGAAGTTAGTGGAACTATCTCTGGCGAAGAAAACTTTTCAGTAGTATAGGCGCGCTTAGTTAATTCTTGCAGTTCTGCCGCAGACATGGTGTCTATAAAAAGCTCCAAAACTGCTGCAGCTAAAGCCGGATAACCTTGTTCCAATAATAGTTTCCGAAAATTCGCTAAGTCTTTTTCGCTCAATTGCGGGTAGCTAATAGGCATATAAAGGCCCCCGTCTTCGGCTAGACCAGCTAGCAAAATATCGGGGAATTTCAAGGTTTTATGGGCGGCATCGCGAGTTGAAATATAATCCACGGGCCCTAGCTTACTGAACCGCACGCAACAAGCACGGTTTTTAGCTAGGGCCAAGTTTTAAGGGTAGTAGATACTTAGGATTTCAAGGGCGGAATTACCAAGAAATGCTGGTTATTAGAGGCATCGCAAATTACTCCACGGGTATCTTCACCATCAGTAGCATCGGCTAAGCCAGGCCCCCGATGGCATTCCCAAATGGTGCGCTTAGTTACCGTTTCATTGGTATCTCTTTCACCACCTGTTGCTAAATAGCTTTCATAAATTTTGCGCGCCTCTGCACAATCTAAGCCATCTGCTCGGGCAATAATTGATAGCCCGCTAACTTTTTTCAGATCCTTTTCCGCTGCACAAGAAGCCCCTGTATCAACGGTATCGCCTGGATAATGGGCCCGTCCGTGCCAAGTATCTGAATCAAGGTTGCCCTCGGTAAGGGTGAATTCATGTTGGGGGCTAATAACTCGCAGCTGGCCATTAGCTTCGTGCCGGATCTCAATATCGCCGATGGTAGTACGCTCACCACGGCCAAGTTCTGGGCCTTTTAGCGGTGCTGGATCTGCTAAAGTAACCGGACGAAAACCCCGACCATTAGCCATTAGCTGCACCCCATTTTGGATGCCGCGATAATTTGGGTGAGTTTGCTTAGTTTCTAGTGGAGCATATTTAAAGTCAACTGCACAGCGCATAGTTTGTTGACCTTCGTCCTTATTGCCAACCTCACAAGTGGCATGCGGGAGCTGTACTGCCCAAATATTGGTATCTGGCAGCAGGAATTTATCGGCCGAAACATCAGTTACCGGTCCGGGACCAGGAATCTCAAAAGGAGTGGCGGTCGTGCTGCCGGTGGTACTCGTGGTGGTGCTAGTGGTAGCGCTGCTAGTAGCGGTGGTGGTAGTGGTGTCAGATACTGCGCTGTTGCTTGCGGTATTTGCAGAATTTCCTGCACAAGCAGTTAAAGAGCCAGCCAGCGCGGCAGCTCCCAGAATTACCCCAATTCGCTTCATGCGGGCATCCCTTTCCTTTTGATCCCTGTAGGTTCCAAGAGGTCCCTGTAGGTAACCGGTAGTACAGATTTTTTAATTACGATCAGAACTATGTGGTGGTTCTAGCCTGCCGGTGAGGATATCAATTACTGAACGCACCGCGTTTTCTCCCAAACTATTAGGAATATTCCACCGCTGCTCACCGGAATACTCAGTATGTGAAACTGGCGATTTTTTCCCCTCGGCATGCAAGGTGAGAGTCTGCTTTTCTGGATCTAGCTCGAGTTTGGTGTCTGAACTTGCTTGGGCACTGTGGGCGGCAGCTACCAGATTTTCAAGATCTGCCAAGGTAGCATTTTTTAGGTCAATAGAAAGATGTAAGGCCATAACTGCCAGGATAACTAACTCTAAGTTTTTCGGCAGCCATCTGCCCTAAATCTCAAATTCTTCTTCACCCCAGAAAACCCGATCAATGACCCGGCGCGCTTGCCGCGTTATTTTTAAGTAGTGATCCATAAAAGCTTGATATTCTTGCGGATCCCATCCAGCAGCTCCGGCTACCTGCGCAAGTTGGGGACCAGGGCTGGGCAATTGATCAGTACGTTTCCCGCGCACCAGCACTAGCGCATTACGGTTCTTCGTAGCGGTTAACCAGGCAGTTTTTAGTATTTCGACCTCTTCTGCCGGCAAAATATTAGCCTCTGCTATTACCTCTAAAGCTTCGAGGGTGGCCGGAGTGCGCAACTTTGGAACCTCGTGCACATGCAACATGATTAAAAGTTGCACTGTCCATTCCACATCGGTGAGCGCTCCGCGGCCAAGTTTTGTGTGAGTAGCTGGATCAGCTCCGCGCGGTAGGCGTTCATTATCGACGCGAGCTTTCATGCGTCGAATAGCGGTGATATCGCTTTGGCTGCGTGGTTTTCTCGGGTAGCGCAAGGTATCTACCATGTGCAGAAATTCTGCCCCCAGTTCCCTATCGCCGGCGATAACATGGGCACGAAGCAGCGCCTGGATCTCCCAAATTTCGCCCCACTGCTGGTAGTAGCGTTCATAGGAGGAAATAGTGCGCACCGTGGCACCGCTACGACCTTCTGGACGCAATCCCAAATCCACTTCCAGGGGTGGATCTTGGGAAGGACGAGCTAATCTCCGCCGCATTTTCTCCACGACTTCACTAGCCCAACGCAGCGCTGTGTGGTCATCGAAACCTGGATTAGGTTCTGCTACTACCATTACATCGGCATCGGAACCATAACCAAGCTCCCCGCCACCGAGGCGTCCCATCCCAATCACCGCGATGCGCGCAGGTGCGGTTGCGGTTGCGGGCGTGGTTGCGGCGGTTGGTGCAGGGAGTGCAGCCCGGATTTCGGCTAAAAGTGCTGCTTCTAGCACTGCCACCCACACTCGGGTGAGATCTTGGCACACCTTGTCTACGGGAAGCATTCCCAATAAATCAGCCGAGGCAATCCGAGCTAACTCGGCACGTCTTAAAGCCCGGGCCACGCTAATTGCTTTATCTGGGTCGCGGTGCCGATTCACGGTGGCAATTAAGGAACGGCTTAAGATTTTGGAATCAGTATCTAAAAGTTTGGGCCCGGCAGCACCGTCACTTAGTTTTTGCACAAAATCTGGACTAGCGATGATGAGCTGCGAAATATAAGGCGAATTTCCCAAAATATGCATTAGCCTTTGGCCCACGATGCCTTCATCACGCAAAAGCCGCAAAAACCAACTGCGGTCATAGGCGGCATCGGAAAGCTGGCGATAATGTAGCAACCCGGCATCGGGATCAGCAGTAGCAGAAAGCCATTCCATAAGTGGTGGCAAAAGCATGGCTTGGATACGAGATTTGCGAGAATTTCCGGCAGCCAAGGCGCTAAGGTGCTCGAAGGCTCGCCCTGGATGGCGATACCCCAATGCCGCCAGCTGCAATTGTGCAGCATCTGCGCTCAAAGTTAGGGTTTCCACACTCATAGCGGCCACCGAAGAAAGCAAGGGGCGGTAAAAAAGGCGGGTATGTAATTCTGCAACCTGCAAGCGCACTCTGCGCAAAGTCACATTTAAAGCATTAACCGCGCTATCGCTGCCCTTAGCAATAAAACCACTTGCCGCGGCCAACCAGGACCAAGCTTCAGTATCTTCGATGTCTGGCAATAAATGCGTGCGCTTTAATCTTTGCAACTGCAAACGATGCTCTAAAAGGCGCAAAAAACTATAAGCATCAACTAAAGCATGACCATCTTCACGTCCGATATAACCTCCTGCGATCAAAGCATCAAGGGCATCGATGGTTGCAGAAACTCGCAAACTATGATCGCTGCGCCCGTGCACCAACTGCAGGAGCTGCACTGCAAACTCCACATCTCTTAGACCGCCACGGCCTAGTTTTAATTCGCGTTCGCGCAGGTGCGACGGCACGTGATCAATGACGCGGCGTCGCATTGCTTGCACATCTGCCACAAATGATTCCCGCTGGCTGGCCTGCCAAACTAAGGGAAATATGGCCTCGCAATAGGCCTTGCCTAAAGCGATATCGCCAGTCATGGGACGGGCCTTTAATAAAGCTTGGAATTCCCAAGTATTAGCCCAACGTTGGTAATACGCCAGGTGGGATTCCAAAGTGCGCACCAAAGCACCAGAACGGCCTTCCGGGCGCAAATTGGCATCAATTTCAAAAAAACATCTAGTCCCAATACGAGAAAATTCCCCAGCCAGGCGCGTAATTTTAGGGGTAACTTCGCTGGCGACAAAAATCACATCAACATCAGAAATATAGTTAAGTTCCTGGGCCCCAGTTTTACCCAAAGCAAGGACGCATAAGCTGCCATCTAGTGGATCATTTTGATAAATATTGCGCACCCCAACTGCTAAAGCCGCAGTTAAAGCGGCATCAGCTAGCTCAGATAGGCGTTGGGCGGTGCGCGCAAAGCCAAGTGGTTTTCCCCCGGGATGTCGCTTAGTGGCTGGAAAAGTACCGGCAAGATCTCGCGCCGCAATTCGCATTAATAAAGTGTTATAGGCAATTTTTAAAGCCTTTTCAGCGGCGACACCTCCAAGGCTTGCCCGGTAGGTACCAGGTTGTGCAGGTGTATCGAGAGGTGCAGGTGTATCGAGAGGTAGGGCCCCTACCGCTGCTAACATATGAGCAAATATTTCCTCCCGGCTAGGCAAGCCCAAAATAAGTTGCGTCCATAAAGTGGGGTTAGCAATAAGGAAATCCCCCAGCGCCCTAGATCCTCCCAATAGGGAAATCACCCGGATTCTACTGGTGGTATCAGTGCATAATAATTTCTCCAGGCTCTCCCAAGAATTTGCGCTGGTAGTGGCAGTATTTTTCAATTGCTCTTTAAGCCTAATTAGGCTGGAAAAAGCTAGATTGGGGTTTCCAGAATTAGAAATAGCCCATAAAAGATCTAAAAATTCTGGTTGCTGCCAGTTCAAATCAGCTAAATCAGCAGCGGCTCGCGGATCAGTTAATCCCAAACTTGCTGGGCCCGGAATAGCGGTGCGTTGGCGAAAGGCCACAGCTTCACTACGCGCGCCACCACTTGCTAACTCGGAGGCAGATTTAGCTGCGGAGTTTATACCTGGGGTTATGCGAGGTTTCATCGACTGCTGAGGCCTTTCCGCTGTATTTACGCTTGGGAGGGTGGAGTTTTCCTTAATAATTTAAGGTGGTATCTAATTCCCAACGAGTAATTTGTTGCTGATATTCTCGCCATTCAGCCCATTTGGCACGCAAAAAGTATTCATAAACATGCTCGCCTAAAATTTCTGCCATAAAATCAGAATTTTCCAGACGGTGGAGTGCATGATCCAAGCTAGTGGGAAGATCGGTATAGCCCATAGCGCGGCGCTCTCTCCGGGTGAGCTGTGAGATATTATCTTCTGCCGGATCCCCTAATTCATAGCCTTCAGAAATACCCTTAAGCCCAGCTCCAAGTAGTACTGCATAAGCCAAATAAGGATTACAGGCAGTATCAAGGGAACGGATTTCCACCCGGCGCGATTCTGCCTTCGTCATTCGATATGTAGGCACCCGCACCATGGCTGAACGGTTGGAAATTCCCCAAGTAGCCGCAGTAGGTGCTTCATCACCAAAAACTATGCGTTTATAAGAATTCACCCACTGGTTAGTTACTGCAGATATTTCAGGCGCATGTTTTAGTACACCTGCAATAAATTGTTTAGCAGTTGGGGAAAGTGCATAGGCATCATCAGGGTCATGGAAAGCGTTTTGATCGCCTTCAAAAAGAGAGATATGCGAATGCATTGCTGAACCCATATATTGACTTAAAGGTTTAGGCATAAAACTTGCCTGCACTCCATTTTGGGCAGCAACTTGTTTAATTAAGAAGCGGAAGGTCATTATCGAATCCGCCATGGTCAGGGCATCGGAATAACGTAAATCAATTTCCTGTTGGCCTGGCGCAGTTTCATGATGAGAAAACTCAGTGGCAATTCCCATTGATTCCAAAGCTTGCATTGCTTGGCGTCTAAACTTTGGTACCGAGTTCCGGGAAGCTTGATCAAAATAGCCACCGTCATCAGTTGGTTGGGGCTCTTGCGAACCATTAGGATGAGCGTTTTTCTTAAATAGATAAAACTCGATTTCCGGGGAAATCATGCAAGTAAAACCTTGTTCGCTGGCAGCTTGCACCTGTCTTCTAAGCACATGGCGCGGATCTGCCCAGCTAGGTTGCCCATCGGGAAGCGAAATATCGCAGAACATCCGCGCGGTTTTTAAATCATCTTCACCATCTAACGGCATGAGCTGGAAAGTTGAGGGATCTGGCAAGGCAATGGTGTCAGATTCTGAAAGCCTGGCAAATCCTTCTATTGAGGAGCCATCGACGCCGACGCCTTCTTCAAAAGCACTTTCCAATTCTGCTGGCGACATCATGATCGATTTCAGCGA contains:
- a CDS encoding 2-dehydropantoate 2-reductase — encoded protein: MRIGIMGAGAIGNYCAALLTAAGHEVILFARGKTLEAIQEKGIILSTPDIAAHIYHVEVAAAADAANYTDIDIVLLATKVLPNAEAFPELPKGAAVVTIQNSVEAPYLAAEKYGEELILPGTFRGFLTNLGPGQVHLHDPSVALNFGTFKPGPNKLDPLCAEFSAALNSVNISTQVLADPWPDVWAKALFVTPLGALGAAARRPLGYVRTTLRDSYISVLSEVAAVARAHQVSLSSGLIEKQLAFADSLPEENTTSMHRDILLGQANELDAQVGAIIRMGEKVQVRTPLLRLLLGILTATAADAAMSARVNHN
- a CDS encoding NUDIX hydrolase, with amino-acid sequence MAIPEFIKALRAKVGPEKLWLPGVTVIVVRDVPEGAPIWTTPAVLLVKRADTGEWTPVTGIVDPDEQPHDAAVREVKEETGLDVRIEALLGVGAVGPVTYPNGDVSSYVDTCYRAVLASERDLPRVGDDENTEVGWFEVMQLPKMDPRFRLNCADAVAQLRRPEVFRPRMGYHKRPPR
- the thrC gene encoding threonine synthase, which gives rise to MDYISTRDAAHKTLKFPDILLAGLAEDGGLYMPISYPQLSEKDLANFRKLLLEQGYPALAAAVLELFIDTMSAAELQELTKRAYTTEKFSSPEIVPLTSLDEKLKIGHLSEGPTAAFKDMAMQLLGEFFEFELKRRGEELNILGATSGDTGSAAEYAMRGRENIRVFMLTPAGRMTPFQQAQMFGLSDPNIFNIALDGVFDDCQDIVKAVSADADFKAKYSIGAVNSINWARLVAQVIYYIATWIRATQNNDEKVSYSVPTGNFGDIFAGHVARQMGLPIDRLIVATNENDVLDEFFRTGEYRPRSAMDTQATSSPSMDISRASNFERFIFDVLNRDASRISELFGKQVSNGGFSLAEDPSFPEIAQKYGFLSGRSTHANRLETIRECWEKYGVIVDPHTADGIFVARQWAEKISTPIICLETALSVKFSETILEATGENPEIPARFASIMDAPRHVTGLPNDVATVQNFIRTSIEAS
- a CDS encoding bifunctional [glutamine synthetase] adenylyltransferase/[glutamine synthetase]-adenylyl-L-tyrosine phosphorylase, whose product is MKPRITPGINSAAKSASELASGGARSEAVAFRQRTAIPGPASLGLTDPRAAADLADLNWQQPEFLDLLWAISNSGNPNLAFSSLIRLKEQLKNTATTSANSWESLEKLLCTDTTSRIRVISLLGGSRALGDFLIANPTLWTQLILGLPSREEIFAHMLAAVGALPLDTPAPLDTPAQPGTYRASLGGVAAEKALKIAYNTLLMRIAARDLAGTFPATKRHPGGKPLGFARTAQRLSELADAALTAALAVGVRNIYQNDPLDGSLCVLALGKTGAQELNYISDVDVIFVASEVTPKITRLAGEFSRIGTRCFFEIDANLRPEGRSGALVRTLESHLAYYQRWANTWEFQALLKARPMTGDIALGKAYCEAIFPLVWQASQRESFVADVQAMRRRVIDHVPSHLRERELKLGRGGLRDVEFAVQLLQLVHGRSDHSLRVSATIDALDALIAGGYIGREDGHALVDAYSFLRLLEHRLQLQRLKRTHLLPDIEDTEAWSWLAAASGFIAKGSDSAVNALNVTLRRVRLQVAELHTRLFYRPLLSSVAAMSVETLTLSADAAQLQLAALGYRHPGRAFEHLSALAAGNSRKSRIQAMLLPPLMEWLSATADPDAGLLHYRQLSDAAYDRSWFLRLLRDEGIVGQRLMHILGNSPYISQLIIASPDFVQKLSDGAAGPKLLDTDSKILSRSLIATVNRHRDPDKAISVARALRRAELARIASADLLGMLPVDKVCQDLTRVWVAVLEAALLAEIRAALPAPTAATTPATATAPARIAVIGMGRLGGGELGYGSDADVMVVAEPNPGFDDHTALRWASEVVEKMRRRLARPSQDPPLEVDLGLRPEGRSGATVRTISSYERYYQQWGEIWEIQALLRAHVIAGDRELGAEFLHMVDTLRYPRKPRSQSDITAIRRMKARVDNERLPRGADPATHTKLGRGALTDVEWTVQLLIMLHVHEVPKLRTPATLEALEVIAEANILPAEEVEILKTAWLTATKNRNALVLVRGKRTDQLPSPGPQLAQVAGAAGWDPQEYQAFMDHYLKITRQARRVIDRVFWGEEEFEI
- a CDS encoding glutamine synthetase family protein, which produces MNSQQEFVLRSVEEHDVRFIRLWFTDILGSLKSIMMSPAELESAFEEGVGVDGSSIEGFARLSESDTIALPDPSTFQLMPLDGEDDLKTARMFCDISLPDGQPSWADPRHVLRRQVQAASEQGFTCMISPEIEFYLFKKNAHPNGSQEPQPTDDGGYFDQASRNSVPKFRRQAMQALESMGIATEFSHHETAPGQQEIDLRYSDALTMADSIMTFRFLIKQVAAQNGVQASFMPKPLSQYMGSAMHSHISLFEGDQNAFHDPDDAYALSPTAKQFIAGVLKHAPEISAVTNQWVNSYKRIVFGDEAPTAATWGISNRSAMVRVPTYRMTKAESRRVEIRSLDTACNPYLAYAVLLGAGLKGISEGYELGDPAEDNISQLTRRERRAMGYTDLPTSLDHALHRLENSDFMAEILGEHVYEYFLRAKWAEWREYQQQITRWELDTTLNY